One window from the genome of Streptomyces sp. WZ-12 encodes:
- a CDS encoding sugar ABC transporter ATP-binding protein, with translation MSAGPHGEPAPGGPAAVHAEGIVKRYGPTLALDRVRLTVLPGEAHALVGRNGAGKSTLVSVLTGMVRPDAGRVAFGGRPAPRWGDPAAWQREVACVHQRPMTVPGLTVAENLYLNHFPGGRILRWRTLRARARELLAGYGVDVDPAAHLGELGAEQRQFVEIARALSRGARLVVLDEPTARLDAAGIDRLVDRLRDLRSRGVAFLFISHHLQEVFACCDTVTVLRDARRVLTAPVAGLTEDALVTAMTGEGGGGIGPVGAAPPPVAAADGEPLLRAEALALNGHFGPLDLTVRAGEVVGLAGAAAGGTTAFAEALAGLRSPDAGRLTVRGRPVRPGSVPGALDAGIGYVPEDRHRQGLVPGRSLADNVTLALTGELGPWGTVLPARTRELAGRAMAELDIKAAGPGQPVAGLSGGNQQKVVVARALARDPVVLVAVRPTGGVDVRAKAALLGIVRRVADGGRGALIVSDEPDDLRICDRVVTVFRGRVRAEFGAGWRTAELVAAMEGVAADPPETPTTEGTAP, from the coding sequence GTGAGCGCCGGCCCGCACGGCGAGCCCGCGCCCGGGGGGCCGGCGGCGGTGCACGCCGAGGGCATCGTCAAGCGCTACGGCCCCACCCTCGCCCTCGACCGCGTCCGGTTGACCGTCCTGCCCGGCGAGGCGCACGCCCTGGTCGGCCGCAACGGCGCCGGCAAGTCGACCCTGGTGTCCGTGCTGACCGGGATGGTCCGGCCGGACGCCGGACGGGTCGCCTTCGGGGGCCGGCCCGCGCCCCGTTGGGGCGACCCCGCCGCCTGGCAGCGCGAGGTCGCCTGCGTCCACCAGCGGCCGATGACCGTGCCCGGGCTGACGGTGGCCGAGAACCTCTACCTCAACCACTTCCCCGGCGGCCGCATCCTGCGCTGGCGCACGCTGCGGGCCCGCGCCCGGGAACTGCTCGCCGGCTACGGCGTGGACGTCGACCCGGCCGCCCACCTCGGCGAACTGGGCGCCGAACAGCGCCAGTTCGTGGAGATCGCCCGCGCCCTGTCGCGCGGCGCCCGGCTGGTCGTCCTGGACGAACCCACCGCCCGGCTGGACGCGGCCGGCATCGACCGGCTCGTCGACCGGCTGCGGGACCTGCGCTCCCGGGGCGTGGCGTTCCTGTTCATCTCCCACCACCTCCAGGAGGTCTTCGCCTGCTGCGACACCGTCACCGTCCTGAGGGACGCCCGCCGGGTGCTGACCGCCCCGGTCGCCGGGCTGACCGAGGACGCCCTGGTGACGGCGATGACGGGGGAGGGGGGTGGGGGCATCGGCCCCGTGGGCGCCGCGCCGCCGCCCGTCGCGGCGGCGGACGGGGAGCCGTTGCTGCGCGCCGAAGCGCTGGCCCTCAACGGCCACTTCGGGCCGCTCGACCTGACCGTGCGGGCCGGCGAGGTGGTCGGCCTGGCGGGCGCCGCCGCCGGCGGGACCACCGCGTTCGCCGAGGCGCTGGCGGGGCTGCGCTCCCCGGACGCCGGGCGGCTCACCGTCCGCGGCCGGCCGGTGCGCCCCGGCAGCGTGCCGGGCGCCCTGGACGCCGGCATCGGCTACGTCCCCGAGGACCGGCACCGCCAGGGCCTGGTACCCGGGCGCAGCCTCGCCGACAACGTCACCCTGGCGCTCACCGGCGAGCTGGGCCCGTGGGGGACCGTACTGCCGGCCCGGACCCGGGAGTTGGCCGGCCGGGCGATGGCCGAACTGGACATCAAGGCCGCCGGCCCCGGCCAGCCGGTCGCCGGGCTCTCCGGCGGCAACCAGCAGAAGGTGGTGGTCGCCCGCGCGCTGGCCCGCGACCCCGTGGTGCTGGTCGCGGTCCGCCCGACCGGGGGCGTGGACGTGCGGGCGAAGGCGGCCCTGTTGGGCATCGTGCGGCGGGTCGCGGACGGCGGCCGGGGCGCCCTGATCGTCTCCGACGAACCCGACGACCTGCGGATCTGCGACCGGGTGGTGACGGTCTTCCGGGGCCGGGTCCGGGCCGAGTTCGGCGCCGGCTGGCGCACCGCGGAGCTGGTGGCCGCGATGGAGGGCGTCGCCGCCGACCCGCCGGAGACCCCCACGACGGAAGGGACCGCGCCATGA
- a CDS encoding FadR/GntR family transcriptional regulator, producing the protein MAVTDEAIEKIKGMIVSGALRPGDRLPKESELAAELGLSRNSLREAVRALALIRILDVRQGDGTYVTSLDPQLLLEALSFVVDFHRDDTVLEFLAVRRILEPAATGMAAGRITAAELDVLQAQLDALGTAPSVEDLVACDLEFHRRIVAAAGNSVLCSLLDGLSRPTTRARVWRGLTQKDAVARTLTEHRAILGALRDADAEAARAWATVHIASVEQWLRTSL; encoded by the coding sequence ATGGCGGTCACCGACGAGGCCATCGAGAAGATCAAGGGGATGATCGTCTCCGGTGCGCTGCGGCCGGGCGACCGGCTGCCCAAGGAGAGCGAACTGGCCGCCGAGTTGGGGCTGTCCCGCAATTCCCTGCGGGAGGCGGTGCGGGCGCTGGCGCTGATCCGGATCCTGGACGTCCGCCAGGGCGACGGCACCTATGTGACCAGCCTGGACCCGCAACTCCTGCTGGAGGCGCTGAGCTTCGTGGTGGACTTCCACCGCGACGACACGGTGCTGGAGTTCCTCGCCGTCCGCCGCATCCTGGAGCCGGCCGCCACGGGGATGGCGGCCGGCCGGATCACCGCCGCCGAACTGGACGTGCTGCAGGCCCAGTTGGACGCGCTCGGGACCGCCCCGTCGGTGGAGGACCTGGTCGCCTGCGACCTGGAGTTCCACCGGCGGATCGTGGCCGCGGCCGGCAACTCGGTGCTGTGCTCGCTGCTGGACGGCCTGTCCCGGCCGACCACCCGTGCCCGGGTCTGGCGCGGGCTGACCCAGAAGGACGCGGTGGCCCGCACCCTCACCGAGCACCGGGCGATCCTCGGCGCGCTGCGCGACGCGGACGCCGAGGCGGCCCGCGCCTGGGCGACGGTGCACATCGCCAGCGTGGAGCAGTGGCTGCGGACGTCGCTGTGA
- a CDS encoding PAC2 family protein: MIELEGVPELIDPVMVAAFEGWNDAGDAASAAVAHLDREWKGEVFAALDAEDYYDFQVNRPTVFLENGVRKVTWPTTRLSVVRIGDADGKGRARDLVLVRGIEPSMRWRSFCNELLGFAHELGVEMVVVLGSLLGDTPHTRPVPVSGVSSDADLARRLDLEESRYEGPTGIVGILQEACTHAGVPAVSLWAAVPHYVSQPPNPKATLALLNRLEDLLDLRIPLGELTEDARAWQLGVDQLAAEDSEVAEYVQSLEEARDTADLPEASGEAIAREFERYLRRRDPQAGPGVATEGGLADGRDGSYLRDPASGRTRQPRSTPKEPREPRPPEESGPPKPSGPETGEEGGDPGGGRTDGDGPEETGTDR, translated from the coding sequence GTGATCGAGCTGGAGGGGGTGCCCGAGCTGATCGACCCGGTCATGGTGGCCGCGTTCGAGGGCTGGAACGACGCCGGCGATGCCGCCTCCGCCGCGGTCGCCCACCTGGACCGTGAGTGGAAGGGCGAGGTCTTCGCCGCGCTCGACGCCGAGGACTACTACGACTTCCAGGTGAACCGCCCGACGGTCTTCCTGGAGAACGGCGTCCGCAAGGTCACCTGGCCCACGACCCGGCTCTCGGTCGTCCGGATCGGCGACGCCGACGGCAAGGGGCGCGCCCGGGACCTGGTCCTGGTCCGCGGCATCGAGCCGAGCATGCGCTGGCGCTCGTTCTGCAACGAACTCCTGGGCTTCGCCCACGAGTTGGGCGTGGAGATGGTGGTGGTGCTGGGCTCGCTGCTGGGCGACACCCCGCACACCAGACCGGTCCCGGTCAGCGGCGTCAGCTCGGACGCGGACCTGGCCCGCCGACTGGACCTGGAGGAGTCCCGCTACGAGGGCCCGACGGGCATCGTCGGCATCCTCCAGGAGGCGTGCACCCACGCCGGCGTCCCGGCGGTCAGCCTGTGGGCCGCGGTGCCGCACTACGTCTCCCAACCGCCCAACCCCAAGGCCACCCTCGCCCTCCTCAACCGCCTGGAGGACCTGCTCGACCTGCGGATCCCGCTCGGCGAGCTGACCGAGGACGCCCGCGCCTGGCAGTTGGGCGTGGACCAACTCGCCGCGGAGGACAGCGAGGTGGCCGAGTACGTCCAGTCGCTGGAGGAGGCCCGGGACACCGCCGATCTGCCGGAGGCGTCCGGCGAGGCCATCGCCCGCGAGTTCGAGCGGTACCTGCGCCGCCGCGACCCGCAGGCCGGTCCGGGGGTGGCGACCGAGGGCGGTCTCGCCGACGGCCGGGACGGCTCCTACCTCCGCGACCCGGCCAGCGGCCGCACCCGGCAGCCGCGGAGCACGCCCAAGGAGCCGCGCGAGCCCCGGCCGCCGGAGGAGTCCGGTCCCCCGAAGCCGTCCGGCCCGGAGACCGGCGAGGAAGGCGGCGATCCGGGCGGGGGCCGCACCGACGGCGACGGCCCGGAGGAGACCGGCACCGACCGCTGA
- a CDS encoding aldo/keto reductase gives MRVPPDGPRELGRSGVTVPPLGLGCAPLGNLYRAVPEERARAVVHTALATGAHYLDTAPHYGVGLSEERLGRALRGVDRAHYVLSTKVGRRLRPLAPGERPPGEGFVATPARARTWDLTRDGIRATLQASLERLGVAAVDIVYLHDVEHHLREVHETGYPALAELRAQGTVRAIGFGMNHSGVLADLVAELDIDVALCAGRWTLLDRTAAADLLPVCARRGTSVVVGGVYNSGLLADPSPGAPYDYAPAPPAVLARARELAAVCAAFDVPLKAAALRFPFGHPAVAAAVVGAASPEEAAENAALFRHPIPDGLWHALVARGLLDPDLPLPPGC, from the coding sequence ATGCGCGTGCCGCCGGACGGACCACGGGAGTTGGGCCGCAGTGGGGTCACCGTCCCGCCACTGGGCCTGGGCTGCGCCCCACTGGGCAACCTCTACCGCGCCGTCCCCGAGGAGCGCGCCCGCGCCGTCGTCCACACGGCCCTGGCCACCGGCGCCCACTACCTGGACACCGCCCCGCACTACGGCGTCGGCCTCTCCGAGGAGCGCCTCGGCCGGGCGCTGCGCGGCGTGGACCGGGCGCACTACGTGCTCTCCACCAAGGTCGGCCGCCGGCTCCGCCCGCTCGCGCCCGGCGAACGGCCGCCCGGCGAGGGCTTCGTGGCCACCCCCGCGCGGGCCCGCACCTGGGACCTCACCCGCGACGGCATCCGCGCCACCCTTCAGGCGTCCCTGGAACGGCTCGGCGTGGCCGCGGTGGACATCGTCTACCTCCACGACGTCGAGCACCACCTCCGCGAGGTCCACGAGACCGGCTACCCGGCGCTGGCCGAGCTCCGCGCCCAGGGCACGGTCCGCGCCATCGGCTTCGGCATGAACCACAGCGGTGTACTGGCCGACCTGGTAGCCGAGTTGGACATCGACGTGGCGCTGTGCGCCGGCCGCTGGACGCTGCTGGACCGGACCGCCGCGGCCGACCTGCTGCCGGTGTGCGCCCGGCGCGGCACCTCGGTGGTGGTCGGCGGGGTCTACAACTCCGGCCTGCTCGCCGACCCGTCCCCCGGCGCCCCCTACGACTACGCCCCCGCCCCGCCGGCCGTCCTCGCCCGGGCCCGCGAACTGGCCGCGGTCTGCGCCGCGTTCGACGTCCCCCTCAAGGCGGCCGCACTGCGCTTCCCGTTCGGGCACCCGGCCGTCGCCGCGGCCGTGGTCGGCGCCGCCTCGCCGGAGGAGGCCGCCGAGAACGCCGCCCTCTTCCGCCACCCGATCCCGGACGGCCTGTGGCACGCCCTGGTCGCCCGCGGCCTGCTCGACCCCGATCTGCCGCTGCCGCCGGGCTGTTGA
- a CDS encoding amidohydrolase family protein: MRLDAHHHLWDLTRRDQPWMAGPWAAPIRRNYAPADLAPHLAAHDIAGTVLVQSSSSAEETAELLAVAAGDGPVRGVVGWADLTAAALPDALAALPAGLVGLRHQVQDEPDPDWLGRPDVRRGLRTLAARGLVYDLLVTPRELPAAHAVARALPELSFVLDHAAKPPIAGGRWQPWADALTDLARLPNVSCKLSGLVTEADWSAWRPPQLLPYARHVLAAFGPDRVMFGSDWPVCTLAASYAEVVALAEAATDHLTGPERAAVFGGTALRVYGLDGRPATGRPAR; the protein is encoded by the coding sequence ATGCGCCTCGACGCCCACCACCACCTGTGGGACCTGACCCGCCGCGACCAGCCGTGGATGGCCGGCCCCTGGGCCGCCCCGATCCGCCGCAACTACGCCCCGGCCGACCTCGCGCCGCACCTCGCCGCGCACGACATCGCCGGCACCGTCCTCGTCCAGTCCTCCTCGTCCGCCGAGGAGACCGCCGAACTCCTCGCCGTCGCCGCCGGGGACGGCCCGGTGCGCGGCGTCGTCGGCTGGGCCGACCTCACCGCCGCCGCCCTGCCGGACGCCCTGGCGGCCCTGCCCGCCGGCCTCGTCGGCCTCCGCCACCAGGTCCAGGACGAGCCCGACCCCGACTGGCTCGGCCGCCCCGACGTCCGGCGCGGCCTGCGCACCCTCGCCGCCCGCGGGCTCGTCTACGACCTGCTGGTCACCCCGCGCGAGCTGCCCGCCGCGCACGCCGTGGCGCGGGCCCTGCCGGAGCTCTCCTTCGTGCTGGACCACGCCGCCAAGCCCCCGATCGCCGGCGGACGTTGGCAGCCCTGGGCGGACGCGCTCACCGACCTGGCCCGACTCCCCAACGTCAGCTGCAAGCTCTCCGGCCTGGTCACCGAGGCCGACTGGTCCGCCTGGCGGCCGCCGCAACTCCTGCCCTACGCCCGGCACGTCCTCGCCGCCTTCGGCCCGGACCGGGTGATGTTCGGCTCCGACTGGCCGGTCTGCACCCTGGCCGCCTCCTACGCGGAGGTGGTCGCGCTCGCCGAGGCCGCCACCGACCACCTCACCGGACCCGAGCGGGCGGCGGTCTTCGGCGGCACCGCGCTGCGGGTGTACGGGCTCGACGGGCGGCCGGCCACGGGGCGGCCGGCCAGGTGA
- a CDS encoding ABC transporter permease, with protein sequence MTETTAPSAADAAPTGPARRARRAPGRWRDLSLVPVILLLGVVGFIVSPAFLTGDNLIGVVQQSTELGLLVLGEALVLISGRMDLSLESTIGLAPVVALWLVLPARGGRFTGLELLPTWTSVPLCLAVGAAIGAANGFLILRLRVNGFIATLGMLTMLRGLQVGLSEGRSLADVPDSFAYLGRTVWLGVPAAVWICLALYALGGAALGYLRHGRALYALGGNPEAARAAGIRTDRLTWVVLILAGTLAAFAGVLYTGHYGAVSASQGSGWIFQVFAAAVIGGISLKGGRGTLFGALTGVLTLQLVINVMTLGGVPPLWTQFLNGAIILLALVVSRFTSGEKQD encoded by the coding sequence ATGACCGAGACCACGGCACCCTCGGCCGCCGACGCGGCTCCGACCGGCCCGGCGCGCCGCGCCCGCAGGGCCCCGGGCCGCTGGCGGGACCTCTCCCTCGTCCCGGTGATCCTCCTGCTCGGCGTCGTCGGCTTCATCGTCTCGCCCGCCTTCCTCACCGGCGACAACCTCATCGGCGTCGTCCAACAGTCCACCGAACTGGGCCTGTTGGTGCTCGGCGAGGCGCTGGTGCTGATCAGCGGGCGGATGGACCTGTCGCTGGAGTCGACCATCGGGCTGGCCCCGGTGGTCGCCCTCTGGCTCGTCCTGCCCGCCCGCGGCGGCCGCTTCACCGGCCTGGAGCTGCTGCCCACCTGGACCTCGGTCCCGCTCTGCCTGGCCGTGGGCGCGGCCATCGGCGCCGCCAACGGCTTCCTCATCCTCCGGCTGCGGGTCAACGGCTTCATCGCCACCCTCGGCATGCTCACCATGCTGCGCGGCCTCCAGGTGGGCCTCTCCGAGGGCCGCTCGCTCGCCGATGTCCCGGATTCCTTCGCCTACTTGGGCCGCACCGTCTGGCTGGGCGTCCCGGCCGCCGTCTGGATCTGCCTGGCCCTCTACGCGCTCGGCGGCGCCGCCCTCGGCTACCTCCGGCACGGCCGGGCCCTGTACGCGCTCGGCGGCAACCCGGAGGCGGCCCGGGCGGCCGGCATCCGCACCGACCGGCTCACCTGGGTCGTGCTGATCCTGGCCGGCACCCTGGCGGCCTTCGCCGGCGTCCTCTACACGGGCCACTACGGCGCGGTCTCCGCCAGCCAGGGCAGCGGCTGGATCTTCCAGGTGTTCGCCGCCGCGGTGATCGGCGGCATCAGCCTCAAGGGCGGCCGCGGCACCCTCTTCGGTGCGCTCACCGGCGTCCTGACCCTGCAACTCGTCATCAACGTGATGACGTTGGGCGGGGTGCCGCCGCTGTGGACCCAGTTCCTCAACGGCGCGATCATCCTGCTCGCGCTGGTCGTCTCCCGCTTCACCAGCGGCGAGAAGCAGGACTGA
- a CDS encoding enolase C-terminal domain-like protein, whose product MAVSDTVTGLEVHDVRFPTSDRLHGSDAMHPDPDYSAAYLTLHTADGPAGHGFCFTLGRGNDVMAAAIRALAPYVVGRPAPVTAARLGALHRALTHDSQLRWLGPEKGVAQMAAGAVVNAAFDLAARRARRPVWEFLARLTPEELVGLVDFRYLSDALTPEEALALLRAAEPGRAARAARLRTEGYPAYTTSPGWLGHDDATVIRLAEAAVADGFGQLKLKVGADLDDDLRRLKLVRAAVGPGVRIAVDANQRWDVAEAVRWMTALAPHAPYWIEEPTSPDDVLGHAAVRAGQPVKVATGEHVANRVVFKQLLQAGAVDFVQIDAARVAGVPDNLAVLLMAAKYGVPVCPHAGGVGLCELVQHLAMFDYVAVSGSWEDRVIEYVDDLHEHFTEPAVVVRGRYRAPAAPGFSARMEPASLAAYRFPDGPVWRARGPQRATGAPA is encoded by the coding sequence ATGGCCGTCAGCGACACCGTCACCGGGCTGGAGGTCCACGACGTCCGCTTCCCCACCTCCGACCGGCTGCACGGCTCGGACGCGATGCACCCCGACCCCGACTACTCCGCCGCCTACTTGACCCTGCACACCGCCGACGGGCCGGCCGGCCACGGCTTCTGCTTCACCCTCGGCCGCGGCAACGACGTGATGGCCGCCGCGATCCGGGCGCTGGCCCCGTACGTGGTCGGCCGCCCCGCACCGGTCACCGCCGCCCGGCTCGGCGCGCTGCACCGCGCCCTCACCCACGACTCCCAACTCCGCTGGCTCGGGCCGGAGAAGGGCGTGGCGCAGATGGCCGCGGGCGCGGTGGTCAACGCCGCCTTCGACCTCGCCGCGCGCCGCGCCCGGCGGCCCGTCTGGGAGTTCCTGGCCCGCCTGACCCCCGAAGAGCTGGTCGGGCTGGTCGACTTCCGCTACCTCTCCGACGCGCTGACGCCCGAGGAGGCGCTGGCCCTGCTGCGCGCCGCCGAGCCCGGCCGGGCCGCCCGCGCCGCCCGCCTCAGGACCGAGGGCTACCCCGCCTACACCACCTCGCCCGGCTGGTTGGGCCACGACGACGCGACCGTCATCCGGCTCGCCGAGGCGGCGGTGGCCGACGGCTTCGGGCAGCTCAAGCTGAAGGTGGGCGCCGATCTCGACGACGACCTGCGGCGGTTGAAGCTGGTCCGGGCCGCGGTCGGGCCCGGCGTGCGGATCGCCGTCGACGCCAACCAGCGCTGGGACGTGGCCGAGGCGGTCCGTTGGATGACCGCGCTGGCGCCGCACGCCCCGTACTGGATCGAGGAGCCGACCAGTCCGGACGACGTCCTGGGGCACGCCGCGGTGCGCGCCGGGCAGCCGGTGAAGGTCGCCACCGGGGAGCACGTCGCCAACCGGGTGGTGTTCAAACAGTTGTTGCAGGCCGGCGCGGTGGACTTCGTGCAGATCGACGCGGCCCGGGTGGCCGGGGTCCCGGACAACCTGGCGGTCCTGCTGATGGCCGCGAAGTACGGGGTGCCGGTGTGTCCGCACGCCGGCGGGGTGGGACTGTGCGAGCTGGTGCAGCACCTGGCGATGTTCGACTACGTGGCGGTGTCCGGGAGTTGGGAGGACCGGGTGATCGAGTACGTCGACGACCTGCACGAGCACTTCACCGAGCCGGCCGTGGTCGTGCGCGGCCGCTACCGGGCGCCCGCCGCGCCCGGCTTCTCGGCCCGTATGGAGCCGGCGTCGCTGGCCGCGTACCGCTTCCCCGACGGGCCGGTGTGGCGGGCCCGCGGACCGCAGCGGGCGACCGGGGCCCCGGCGTGA
- a CDS encoding SDR family oxidoreductase yields the protein MNGPSGTGDFAGLGALVTGGGSGIGAATAALLLARGARVAVLDRDPSGAPAGAVRIAADVTDGAGVRAGVAAAVAELGALHALVGNAGTGAVGTVEDNDDEEWGHVLDVNVLGLVRTARAALPHLRRAAADAPGSVSITHTCSIAATAGLPQRALYSASKGAVLALTLAMATDHLRDGIRVNCVNPGTADTPWVARLLDRAPDPAAERAALNARQPLGRMVTAGEVAAAIVHLASPAASGITGTALAVDGGMQGLRPRPAD from the coding sequence GTGAACGGGCCTTCTGGGACGGGTGACTTCGCGGGCCTGGGCGCCCTGGTCACCGGCGGTGGCTCGGGCATCGGGGCGGCCACCGCCGCGCTGCTGCTGGCCCGCGGCGCCCGCGTCGCCGTCCTGGACCGCGATCCGTCCGGGGCGCCCGCCGGGGCGGTGCGGATCGCCGCGGACGTCACCGACGGTGCCGGCGTGCGGGCCGGGGTCGCCGCGGCGGTGGCCGAACTGGGCGCCCTGCACGCCCTCGTCGGCAACGCCGGGACCGGCGCGGTGGGCACCGTCGAGGACAACGACGACGAGGAGTGGGGGCACGTCCTGGACGTCAACGTGCTGGGGCTGGTGCGCACCGCCCGGGCCGCGCTGCCGCACCTGCGGCGGGCCGCGGCCGACGCGCCCGGCAGCGTCTCCATCACCCACACCTGCTCCATCGCCGCCACCGCCGGGCTGCCGCAGCGGGCCCTCTACAGCGCCAGCAAGGGGGCGGTGCTCGCGCTGACCCTGGCGATGGCCACCGACCACCTCCGGGACGGCATCCGCGTCAACTGCGTCAACCCCGGTACCGCGGACACCCCTTGGGTGGCCCGGCTGCTCGACCGGGCCCCCGACCCGGCCGCCGAACGGGCCGCGCTCAACGCCCGTCAGCCCCTGGGCCGGATGGTCACCGCCGGGGAAGTCGCCGCCGCCATCGTCCACTTGGCGTCCCCGGCCGCCTCCGGCATCACCGGCACCGCGCTGGCCGTCGACGGCGGGATGCAGGGGCTGCGGCCGCGCCCGGCCGACTGA
- the mshC gene encoding cysteine--1-D-myo-inosityl 2-amino-2-deoxy-alpha-D-glucopyranoside ligase, with product MHGWPASEVPALPGQGRDLRIHDTATGGRVPLDPGPVARIYVCGITPYDATHMGHAATYNAFDLVQRVWLDTKRQVHYVQNVTDVDDPLLERAVATGVDWTALAERETALFREDMTALRMLPPRHYIGAVEAIPRIIPLVERLREAGAAYELDGDIYFSVASDPHFGGVSGLDAEAMRLLSAERGGDPEREGKKNPLDPMLWMAARDGEPSWDGGSLGPGRPGWHIECVAIALEHLGMGFDVQGGGSDLAFPHHEMGASHAQALTGEHPFAKTYVHAGMVALDGEKMSKSKGNLVFVSALRRDGVDPAAIRLTLLAHHYRSDWEWTDAVLTEAQDRLARWRAAVSRPDGPPAEELLAEVRAALADDLDAPTALAAVDRWAARQQADGGTDEGAPGLVSRAVNALLGVAL from the coding sequence CCTGAGGATCCACGACACCGCGACCGGTGGACGAGTACCCCTCGACCCCGGTCCCGTCGCCCGTATCTACGTCTGCGGCATCACGCCGTACGACGCCACCCACATGGGACACGCGGCGACCTACAACGCGTTCGACCTCGTCCAGCGCGTGTGGCTCGACACGAAGCGTCAGGTGCACTACGTGCAGAACGTCACCGACGTCGACGACCCGCTGCTGGAGCGGGCGGTGGCGACCGGCGTCGACTGGACCGCGCTCGCCGAGCGCGAGACCGCCCTGTTCCGCGAGGACATGACGGCGCTGCGGATGCTGCCGCCGCGCCACTACATCGGCGCCGTCGAGGCGATACCGCGGATCATCCCGCTGGTGGAGCGGCTGCGCGAGGCCGGTGCGGCCTACGAGCTGGACGGCGACATCTACTTCTCGGTCGCCTCCGACCCGCACTTCGGCGGGGTCTCCGGCCTGGACGCCGAGGCCATGCGGCTGCTGTCCGCGGAGCGCGGCGGCGACCCGGAGCGGGAGGGCAAGAAGAACCCGCTCGACCCGATGCTGTGGATGGCCGCCCGGGACGGCGAGCCGAGTTGGGACGGCGGCTCGCTGGGCCCCGGTCGGCCCGGCTGGCACATCGAGTGCGTCGCCATCGCCCTGGAGCACCTGGGCATGGGCTTCGACGTGCAGGGCGGCGGCTCCGACCTCGCCTTCCCGCACCACGAGATGGGCGCCTCGCACGCCCAGGCGCTGACCGGTGAACACCCCTTCGCCAAGACGTACGTGCACGCCGGGATGGTCGCCCTGGACGGCGAGAAGATGTCGAAGTCCAAGGGCAACCTGGTCTTCGTCTCCGCGCTGCGGCGGGACGGCGTCGATCCGGCCGCGATCCGGCTGACGCTGCTGGCCCACCACTACCGCAGCGACTGGGAGTGGACCGACGCGGTGCTGACCGAGGCTCAGGACCGGCTGGCCCGTTGGCGGGCCGCGGTCTCCCGCCCGGACGGCCCGCCGGCCGAGGAGCTGCTGGCGGAGGTCCGCGCCGCGCTGGCCGACGACCTCGACGCCCCCACCGCGCTGGCGGCGGTGGACCGTTGGGCCGCCCGGCAGCAGGCCGACGGCGGCACGGACGAAGGCGCTCCCGGGCTCGTCTCCCGCGCGGTGAACGCGCTGCTGGGCGTCGCGCTGTAG
- a CDS encoding sugar ABC transporter substrate-binding protein, whose product MRPPVCRTGAAAGAAALALLAPLVLTGCNRGADARGRIGIDVPRTDTDFWDSYQQYLQADLAHGRPSALPLANSQNDVSKVVSDVEALTGQGARAIVMAPQDTGAITAELKRLAGKKIPVVSVDTRPDDGPVYMVVRADNRAYGERSCEFLGRRLGGRGRVAELQGDLSSINGRDRSEAFAACMKRKFPGITVHELTTDWKGEVASAKLQSLLAQHHDLGGVYLQAGGAFLQPVLALLRQRGLLTPAGTPGHLTLVSNDGIPDELTAIRAGTLDATLSQPADLYAKYALYYARAALAGRTFRPGPTDHGSTVVRIKNGLEDQLPATLVTKDNVNDPRLWANQLAEEGK is encoded by the coding sequence ATGAGACCGCCCGTGTGCCGCACCGGTGCGGCGGCCGGCGCCGCGGCGCTGGCGCTGCTCGCGCCGCTCGTGCTGACCGGCTGCAACCGCGGCGCCGACGCCAGGGGCCGGATCGGCATCGACGTGCCCCGCACCGACACCGACTTCTGGGACTCCTACCAGCAGTACCTACAGGCGGACCTGGCGCACGGCCGTCCGTCCGCGCTCCCGTTGGCCAACTCGCAGAACGACGTCTCCAAGGTCGTCTCCGACGTCGAGGCACTGACCGGCCAGGGCGCCCGGGCGATCGTGATGGCGCCGCAGGACACCGGGGCCATCACCGCCGAACTCAAGCGGCTGGCCGGCAAGAAGATCCCGGTCGTCAGCGTCGACACCCGCCCCGACGACGGCCCGGTCTACATGGTCGTCCGGGCCGACAACCGTGCCTACGGGGAGCGGTCCTGCGAGTTCCTCGGCCGGCGGCTCGGCGGCCGCGGCCGGGTCGCCGAGCTCCAGGGGGACCTCAGCTCGATCAACGGCCGGGACCGCTCGGAGGCGTTCGCGGCCTGCATGAAGCGGAAGTTCCCGGGCATCACCGTCCACGAGCTGACCACCGACTGGAAGGGCGAGGTCGCCTCCGCCAAGCTCCAGAGCCTGCTCGCCCAACACCACGACCTGGGCGGCGTCTACCTCCAGGCCGGCGGCGCCTTCCTCCAGCCGGTGCTGGCCCTGCTGCGCCAGCGCGGCCTGCTCACACCCGCCGGGACGCCCGGCCACCTCACTCTCGTCTCCAACGACGGCATCCCCGACGAGCTGACCGCCATCCGGGCCGGCACCCTCGACGCCACCCTCTCCCAACCCGCCGACCTCTACGCCAAGTACGCCCTGTACTACGCCCGCGCGGCCCTGGCGGGCCGGACCTTCCGGCCCGGCCCCACCGACCACGGCTCGACCGTCGTGCGGATCAAGAACGGGCTGGAGGACCAACTGCCGGCCACCCTGGTCACCAAGGACAACGTCAACGACCCGCGCCTGTGGGCCAACCAGCTCGCGGAGGAGGGGAAGTGA